GAGGGATTTTGGGGGTTTTAAGAGGATGCTAAGAAAGAGGACCAGGTCACAGCAGAAAGATCAACCAATGAGTCAGCTAGCAAAGTCTGATTCTGTTTCTGAGTCCTATAATCAATCGGATGTGCTTGGGCACAAACAGAAAAACAGCACCTTGTTCAGTATACCTGGTCTGTTTGTTGGATTAACTCCTAAGGGTTTATCAGATTCTGACTCTGTTAGGAGCCCAACATCACCATTGGAGTTTCGGGTGCTCGAGAATTTACGCAACTCCATCAGGTCCCCAAGGTCACCCCGATTTGGGCAACAAAAGAGCTGGGGTTCTGGTAAAGTAGGCTTAAGCATTATTGATTCTCTTGATGATGATACCAAAACATCCAGCAAAGTTCTTCGATCATCGGAGAGTAAGAACATTCTTTTTGGACCGAGAGTGGGAGTGAAAATCCCAGATCAAACTCAAATCAATTCTTTTGAGGCAGCAAAGTCATTGCCTAGAAATTTTGCTATTTCCCCTCATACAAAGAACAAATCTTCAACCCAAAAGGGAAACTCTGATGTTCTTTTTGAAATTGGAGAAACCCCAATAGAACCTGATCCATTTGGAAAATTCCGGTCTTGTTCATTAGATTCCTGCCGGTCATTTTCGGTACGGTCTACTCCGACCCATGTGAACTCTCCTCCTAAATTGTTTGGAGGATCCTCATATTCAAACACTTACTCTCATACAAATCTCACTTTCACCCCAATGTCCGTTGGCTCTGGCAATGGATTTTCTGGATCTCTCTCAGCAAGCGAGATTGAGCTTTCTGAGGATTAcacttgtgtaatttcacatgGTCCTAACcccaaaaaaacacacatttttGGTGACCGCATTTTAAAGTGTCACAATAATGACTTGAGCAATTTTGGGAAGAATGGAGAGATGGAAACTGATTTGCAACACATGGATATAGTCTCCAAAACTGCAAGCCTTTTTAACTCTGGTGATTTCTTGAGCTTCTGCTTCTCTTGTGGGAAGAAACTGGAAGAGGGGAAAGATATTTATATCTACAGGTTTTGCCCTTGTCGCATATCCTAGCCTTCTCACTATGTGCATTATAATTTGTATAAGAATATTGATGTTAATTgttcctttcaatttctttcagaGGTGAGAAAGCATTTTGCAGCTTAGATTGCCGTTCCCAGGAGATTATGATGGATGAAGCATTGGAGGAAGACACCGGCGAATCTTCTGAGGATTCTCCCACCCAAATCTGATGATGGTGCAGATAACTTTCTGAAACTGGCCTTTTCATCAATCCATAGAGTTGCTTGCCTCAGCCATGAGCCACC
This genomic window from Tripterygium wilfordii isolate XIE 37 chromosome 9, ASM1340144v1, whole genome shotgun sequence contains:
- the LOC120005097 gene encoding FCS-Like Zinc finger 11-like, whose protein sequence is MLRKRTRSQQKDQPMSQLAKSDSVSESYNQSDVLGHKQKNSTLFSIPGLFVGLTPKGLSDSDSVRSPTSPLEFRVLENLRNSIRSPRSPRFGQQKSWGSGKVGLSIIDSLDDDTKTSSKVLRSSESKNILFGPRVGVKIPDQTQINSFEAAKSLPRNFAISPHTKNKSSTQKGNSDVLFEIGETPIEPDPFGKFRSCSLDSCRSFSVRSTPTHVNSPPKLFGGSSYSNTYSHTNLTFTPMSVGSGNGFSGSLSASEIELSEDYTCVISHGPNPKKTHIFGDRILKCHNNDLSNFGKNGEMETDLQHMDIVSKTASLFNSGDFLSFCFSCGKKLEEGKDIYIYRGEKAFCSLDCRSQEIMMDEALEEDTGESSEDSPTQI